Proteins from a genomic interval of Streptomyces fodineus:
- a CDS encoding Cas10/Cmr2 second palm domain-containing protein, with the protein MAAPTAGACTPLTHVYIDIGFARIQRYLARTAKLRGRRAASDHLARATDSAAVAAGLPGRLAGWAEVNPEAGRADGVISLRLTAHDPGERDRRIQQVTDAVLDGLREQFPGAELEAVWGTGETYLAARVADMVPRQVHGEARIDLPAPAEFPLAQPCRLCHTDPAAVRRPVPGERKLQAICPDCAHRLEHDRQARAGERKGDTGASAESRLRAAIGCAEAPDTLTELARFSLHNSEEEPDVDMPGEQPRVDGPAGRRAGPRGAGGDGRGEGGRETRGGSADAGGSRATQLATVYLDGNAVGAFFRALASAASSAPRADELRGAKETISVKLADATVHALEWATLQAMDDTGGDGPLLVVPHVVGGDDVLVTLPADRAWTFTLTYLDTFRTLLEEATTPVLGLLPEPPPGHEHPTAPTASAGIVFAHSTYPMNLVVELAEERLARAKRATSGAACSVDFVDVTADGPQGTDDPALALTAPASALNTPRTVQDKPPMALDARARTALTALARAPRSHRRELAAAVRAHGPLIAARTVGARVGHQHLADALGVFVPTGLPELSPASATGAPALAGSGLQPQPITLSHALRIARWWPTS; encoded by the coding sequence ATGGCGGCCCCAACCGCCGGCGCCTGCACCCCGCTCACCCACGTGTACATCGACATCGGCTTCGCCCGTATCCAGCGCTACCTCGCCCGTACCGCGAAGCTACGCGGCCGCCGCGCCGCCAGTGACCACCTGGCCCGCGCCACCGACAGCGCGGCCGTGGCGGCCGGGCTGCCCGGCCGGCTCGCCGGATGGGCCGAGGTGAACCCGGAGGCGGGCAGGGCGGACGGTGTCATCAGCCTGCGCCTGACCGCGCACGATCCCGGCGAGCGCGATCGGCGCATCCAGCAGGTGACCGATGCGGTCCTCGACGGGCTGCGGGAGCAGTTCCCCGGCGCGGAGCTGGAGGCGGTGTGGGGCACGGGCGAGACGTATCTCGCCGCGCGGGTGGCCGATATGGTCCCGCGTCAGGTGCACGGTGAGGCCCGCATCGACCTGCCGGCGCCCGCCGAATTCCCCCTCGCCCAGCCCTGCCGGCTGTGCCACACCGACCCTGCCGCCGTACGCCGCCCGGTACCGGGTGAACGTAAACTGCAGGCCATCTGCCCGGACTGCGCGCACCGCCTGGAGCACGACCGACAGGCCCGGGCCGGGGAACGGAAGGGCGATACGGGGGCAAGCGCCGAGTCCCGGCTGCGGGCCGCGATCGGCTGCGCCGAGGCCCCCGACACCCTTACGGAGCTGGCCCGCTTCTCCCTGCACAACAGCGAAGAGGAACCGGACGTAGACATGCCGGGCGAGCAGCCCAGGGTGGACGGGCCGGCTGGCCGGCGTGCCGGCCCCCGCGGTGCCGGGGGAGACGGGCGCGGCGAAGGCGGGCGGGAGACCAGGGGCGGGTCGGCCGACGCGGGCGGCTCCCGTGCGACCCAGCTCGCCACTGTCTACCTCGACGGCAACGCCGTCGGCGCCTTCTTCCGCGCCCTCGCTTCGGCGGCCTCCTCGGCCCCGCGGGCGGACGAGCTGAGAGGGGCCAAGGAGACGATCTCGGTCAAGCTCGCCGACGCCACCGTCCACGCCCTGGAGTGGGCGACCCTGCAAGCAATGGACGACACCGGGGGCGACGGCCCGCTGCTCGTCGTCCCGCACGTGGTGGGCGGCGATGACGTCCTGGTCACCCTGCCCGCCGACCGGGCGTGGACGTTCACGCTCACCTACCTCGACACGTTCCGCACCCTGCTCGAGGAAGCCACCACGCCGGTCCTCGGACTGCTCCCCGAGCCGCCTCCCGGGCACGAGCACCCCACAGCGCCGACCGCATCGGCCGGGATCGTCTTCGCCCACAGCACCTACCCCATGAACCTCGTGGTCGAGCTGGCCGAGGAACGCCTCGCCCGCGCCAAACGGGCCACCAGCGGCGCCGCGTGCTCGGTCGACTTCGTCGACGTCACCGCCGACGGACCGCAGGGCACCGACGATCCCGCCCTCGCCCTCACAGCCCCGGCCTCAGCACTGAACACGCCGCGGACCGTGCAGGATAAGCCGCCGATGGCCCTGGATGCGCGGGCCCGCACGGCGCTCACCGCTTTGGCCCGGGCCCCGCGCAGCCACCGCCGTGAGCTGGCCGCCGCCGTCAGAGCACACGGGCCGCTGATCGCCGCCCGGACGGTCGGCGCCCGCGTCGGGCACCAGCACCTGGCCGATGCCCTCGGCGTCTTCGTGCCCACCGGATTACCCGAGCTGTCGCCTGCTTCCGCCACCGGGGCACCGGCTCTTGCCGGTTCCGGCTTGCAGCCGCAGCCCATCACCCTGTCCCATGCCCTGCGCATCGCCCGGTGGTGGCCGACCTCATGA
- a CDS encoding type III-B CRISPR module-associated Cmr3 family protein produces MTAPPAPAAGSTVTVYDATVTARQPLALGTRPAGTAPTRTHRHIPGSVLRGALAALWIAAHGTPDRLQNADPALYAQFIELFEGGVRYEPLYAPGWQIVPMSVLRCKYPRNQTCASWVEDEAFPAADDGLCPHCKAPGMRSKGVVEPVHTAASPSESTRDLVSQAVRLQLDDATGTAEDGLLFTREALRPRMRDGRARTFTGRIVVPASLSAGALAWLTRPARHRLHLGGRRSTGGGADLHLTPATPAMSTAAGGAGAAPRSSTDDPGAGAGKCLALRLTSPALLTDPCGLPMTAPDTGELGNLLGVPVTLVRSWMRHEHIGGWHAAANLPKPVELAASAGSTYLIEPARPPEPGRVAALADRGLGLRRAEGFGSLTVAATAWRPTAPPRLTAAAPAGYSDADRVEAAAQILTQTGHGAWFLNELRAYITARAQGAERHTSLLDRPHLAGLTPGQRRTVEAILMRPDHELPLLDAILIRLEARIRSGRSAGPEDDGAGSTAPTGDDR; encoded by the coding sequence ATGACCGCCCCACCGGCCCCCGCAGCGGGCAGCACCGTGACGGTGTACGACGCCACCGTCACCGCCCGCCAGCCGCTCGCCCTGGGCACCCGCCCCGCCGGCACCGCGCCCACCCGCACCCACCGGCACATCCCCGGCTCGGTCCTGCGCGGCGCACTCGCCGCCCTCTGGATCGCCGCCCACGGCACACCCGACCGCCTCCAGAACGCCGACCCCGCCCTGTACGCCCAGTTCATCGAACTGTTCGAAGGCGGCGTGCGCTACGAACCGCTGTACGCGCCGGGCTGGCAGATCGTGCCGATGTCCGTGCTGCGCTGCAAATACCCACGCAACCAGACATGCGCGAGCTGGGTCGAGGACGAGGCGTTCCCGGCCGCCGACGACGGCCTGTGCCCGCACTGCAAGGCCCCCGGAATGCGGTCCAAGGGCGTGGTGGAGCCGGTCCACACGGCCGCGTCACCGAGCGAGTCCACCCGCGACCTGGTCAGCCAGGCGGTACGGCTGCAGCTCGACGACGCCACCGGGACCGCCGAGGACGGCCTGCTGTTCACCCGGGAAGCGCTGCGGCCCCGCATGCGTGACGGCCGCGCGCGCACGTTCACCGGCCGGATCGTCGTCCCCGCCAGCCTGTCCGCCGGAGCGCTCGCCTGGCTCACCCGCCCCGCCCGCCACCGTCTCCACCTCGGCGGGCGGCGCAGCACCGGCGGCGGCGCCGACCTCCACCTCACCCCCGCCACCCCGGCCATGTCGACCGCCGCGGGCGGCGCGGGCGCAGCCCCCCGCTCCAGCACCGACGACCCCGGTGCCGGCGCCGGGAAGTGCCTTGCTCTACGGCTGACCTCGCCCGCCCTGTTGACCGACCCCTGCGGGCTGCCCATGACCGCCCCCGACACCGGCGAACTCGGTAACCTGCTCGGCGTGCCGGTCACCCTCGTACGGTCCTGGATGCGGCACGAGCACATCGGCGGCTGGCACGCCGCCGCCAACCTGCCCAAACCCGTGGAACTCGCGGCCAGCGCGGGCAGCACCTACCTCATCGAACCCGCCCGGCCCCCGGAGCCCGGCCGCGTGGCCGCCCTCGCCGACCGCGGTCTCGGGCTGCGGCGCGCCGAGGGATTCGGCTCCCTGACCGTGGCCGCCACCGCCTGGCGGCCTACCGCACCACCACGCCTGACGGCCGCCGCGCCCGCCGGGTACAGCGATGCGGACCGGGTGGAAGCCGCCGCCCAGATCCTCACGCAAACCGGCCACGGTGCATGGTTCCTCAACGAACTGCGCGCCTACATCACCGCCCGCGCCCAGGGCGCCGAACGCCACACCAGCCTCCTGGACCGCCCGCACCTGGCCGGCCTCACCCCCGGCCAGCGCCGCACCGTCGAAGCAATCCTGATGCGGCCCGACCACGAACTGCCGCTCCTCGACGCCATCCTCATACGCCTCGAAGCCCGTATCCGAAGCGGTAGGAGCGCGGGCCCGGAGGACGACGGCGCGGGTTCCACGGCCCCCACGGGAGACGACCGGTGA
- a CDS encoding RAMP superfamily CRISPR-associated protein: MIITLTFHSAFRVGTGNADGTAHATIDRDTPVPASSLKGLMRASAERLLPYRPEVVDAVFGTPRRPCPWHWSPARFAPPPGPWDPTHPQDQRRPRGAGPEPEAETDADLTPPVALRARVKIDPATGTALGDHLVFAEEMSAATARFTVTRTGPLPLDRDGRPLSGLAEQDHLAVLACAAAGLHELGAGRRRGLGWVSCQTDQPALDGTLLARFDQLAAVPADEADEPVPPVHPAGGSAATGPAPAPTETGDAR, encoded by the coding sequence ATGATCATCACGCTCACCTTCCACAGTGCCTTTCGCGTCGGGACCGGAAACGCCGACGGCACCGCCCACGCCACCATCGACCGGGACACCCCCGTGCCCGCCTCCTCCCTCAAGGGCCTGATGCGGGCCAGCGCCGAACGGCTGCTGCCCTACCGTCCGGAGGTCGTCGACGCCGTGTTCGGTACCCCCAGGCGTCCGTGCCCGTGGCACTGGAGCCCGGCACGGTTCGCCCCGCCGCCGGGCCCCTGGGACCCGACGCACCCCCAGGACCAGCGCAGACCTCGAGGGGCGGGCCCAGAACCGGAAGCGGAGACGGATGCGGACCTCACCCCGCCCGTCGCTCTGCGCGCCCGGGTCAAAATTGATCCGGCGACCGGGACCGCCCTCGGCGACCACCTCGTGTTCGCCGAGGAGATGTCCGCCGCCACCGCCCGCTTCACCGTCACCCGCACTGGGCCGCTCCCCCTCGACCGCGACGGCCGACCCCTGTCCGGCCTGGCCGAGCAGGATCACCTCGCCGTGCTGGCCTGCGCAGCGGCCGGCCTGCACGAACTGGGTGCCGGACGCCGACGCGGCCTGGGCTGGGTCAGCTGCCAAACCGACCAACCCGCGCTGGACGGCACACTCCTGGCCCGCTTCGACCAGCTCGCCGCCGTGCCCGCCGACGAGGCCGACGAGCCCGTCCCACCCGTTCACCCCGCCGGCGGATCCGCCGCGACCGGCCCGGCGCCCGCGCCCACCGAGACGGGAGACGCCCGATGA
- a CDS encoding TIGR03986 family CRISPR-associated RAMP protein, which yields MSRRNYNGRQPAGGGSGGAFTAPAAADVFVNPYTFVPFPAFPDPADRSAIRRAPAGHERLERGRFSGSVGVELTVCSPLLLRGIRPGEEGTFPRRPGRGADGQGVPFIPGSSLAGAVRSLHETLAGGCLRVFDADFRPGYRDVARDRPGWRLARVDAIDRDGRPTRLNVCDADVVWVPARDLAQTEALGSAEAVVTGATVHLESRGERVSFGKNNGRAVWRRQLTDPAKVRRGESWVVLVTDGSARPGERRNKTYGWVETRYFCAVGKLAARSSEVQTGTGWDQAWQRYLDAVDGTDDMRRARQEGREHDEKPEVVPVRFPVRRTKQLAREPEVVGRRIAARRRLFEGQVVWIRQGKAAGKATQPGLGLVAVEEISLSQVWRHAGGGHTAAERVPGVLHPCRDERELCPTCRIFGSADTGGSDRAAARQRSYRGHLRFSDGLPSGGDDVSGSVLCEPVAVALPPLSAPRPGAGQFYLETPKGKKVPQPMPQADPLREWGSALDAQSRRNLRGRKQYWLTGRPDRRPYFRATANRPEVFHELYARDDDSENRMLTHAEAVPARARFRYTVHYENLDRAELGGVLAALAPQYALRLPESEGDWEGIGGDDAIGFALGGGRPLGFGTCTSRITSLRVESAVGRYTGRQEDEAATTVRLQAAVDAFADSVPDPVRRTWSALRHALTLDRAAPHLVWYPPAGPLPEEGALPAQHLMPSFEFWKQSRGFRGEPNRREPEKETYHPLTSLPPATARPAQLGLETVPDAEQRAQGAERLRKADAQTRTSGRNGNDDHSGNGGRGRA from the coding sequence ATGAGCCGGCGTAACTACAACGGCAGGCAGCCTGCGGGCGGCGGCAGCGGAGGGGCGTTCACCGCTCCTGCCGCTGCGGATGTCTTCGTCAATCCGTACACCTTCGTTCCCTTTCCTGCCTTCCCCGATCCCGCCGACCGCTCCGCTATCCGCCGTGCCCCCGCCGGCCACGAGCGGCTCGAGCGCGGCCGGTTCAGCGGCAGCGTGGGGGTCGAGCTGACGGTGTGCAGTCCGCTGCTGCTGCGGGGGATCAGGCCCGGTGAGGAGGGGACGTTCCCCCGGCGTCCGGGCAGGGGTGCGGATGGCCAGGGTGTGCCCTTCATCCCCGGCTCATCCCTCGCGGGTGCCGTGCGCTCGCTGCACGAAACCCTCGCCGGAGGCTGTTTACGAGTCTTCGACGCTGACTTCCGGCCCGGTTACCGCGACGTCGCACGCGACCGCCCGGGCTGGCGGCTTGCCCGTGTGGACGCCATCGACCGGGACGGACGCCCGACCCGGCTGAACGTCTGCGACGCGGACGTGGTGTGGGTTCCCGCCAGGGATCTGGCCCAGACGGAGGCGCTGGGCAGCGCGGAAGCCGTGGTGACCGGCGCGACGGTGCACCTGGAGTCGAGAGGCGAGCGGGTCAGCTTCGGGAAGAACAACGGTCGTGCGGTGTGGCGCCGACAGCTCACCGACCCGGCGAAGGTCAGACGCGGCGAGAGTTGGGTCGTGCTGGTCACCGACGGCAGTGCCCGTCCCGGCGAGCGCAGGAACAAGACGTACGGCTGGGTCGAGACCCGGTACTTCTGCGCGGTCGGCAAACTTGCGGCGCGCAGCAGCGAGGTGCAGACCGGGACGGGCTGGGATCAGGCGTGGCAGCGGTATCTGGATGCCGTCGACGGCACGGACGACATGCGCAGGGCCCGCCAGGAGGGCAGGGAGCACGACGAGAAGCCGGAAGTTGTACCGGTCCGTTTCCCCGTCCGGCGCACCAAACAGCTCGCGCGGGAGCCGGAAGTCGTCGGACGGCGCATCGCTGCCCGGCGGCGGCTGTTCGAGGGCCAGGTGGTGTGGATCAGGCAGGGCAAGGCGGCCGGGAAGGCGACGCAGCCGGGGCTTGGGCTGGTGGCGGTCGAGGAGATCTCGCTGTCGCAAGTCTGGCGGCACGCGGGCGGCGGGCACACCGCCGCGGAGCGCGTGCCCGGGGTGCTGCACCCGTGCCGCGACGAGCGTGAACTGTGCCCGACCTGCCGCATTTTCGGATCCGCCGACACCGGCGGATCCGACAGAGCGGCGGCCCGGCAGCGGTCCTACCGGGGGCATCTGCGGTTCTCCGATGGGCTCCCTTCAGGTGGGGACGACGTTTCCGGCAGTGTTCTGTGCGAGCCCGTTGCCGTCGCTCTTCCTCCGTTGTCGGCGCCCCGCCCGGGTGCCGGGCAGTTCTACCTGGAAACCCCCAAGGGCAAGAAGGTGCCCCAACCCATGCCGCAGGCCGACCCGTTGCGCGAGTGGGGTTCCGCCCTGGATGCCCAGAGCCGGCGGAACCTGCGCGGGCGCAAGCAGTACTGGCTGACCGGGCGTCCCGATCGCCGCCCGTATTTCCGTGCCACGGCAAACCGGCCCGAGGTCTTCCACGAGCTCTACGCCCGGGACGACGATAGCGAGAACAGGATGCTCACCCACGCCGAGGCCGTCCCGGCGCGGGCGCGTTTCCGCTACACCGTCCACTACGAGAACCTGGATCGCGCCGAACTCGGCGGCGTCCTGGCGGCCCTGGCCCCGCAGTACGCCCTGCGCCTGCCCGAAAGCGAAGGCGACTGGGAGGGCATAGGCGGGGACGATGCCATCGGTTTCGCCCTGGGCGGCGGGCGGCCTCTGGGCTTTGGCACCTGTACGTCGCGGATCACCTCCCTGCGCGTGGAGAGCGCCGTGGGCCGGTACACCGGCCGGCAAGAGGACGAGGCTGCCACGACGGTCAGGCTGCAGGCAGCGGTCGACGCGTTCGCGGACTCCGTTCCCGACCCGGTCCGCAGGACCTGGTCGGCTCTGCGGCATGCGCTGACGCTGGACCGGGCCGCTCCGCACCTGGTGTGGTACCCCCCTGCCGGGCCCCTGCCGGAGGAGGGGGCCCTGCCTGCGCAGCATCTGATGCCGAGTTTCGAGTTCTGGAAGCAAAGTCGTGGCTTTCGCGGCGAACCCAACCGCCGGGAGCCGGAAAAGGAGACCTACCACCCGCTGACGAGCCTGCCTCCCGCCACGGCCAGGCCGGCACAGCTGGGCCTGGAGACAGTGCCGGATGCCGAGCAGCGGGCACAGGGCGCGGAGCGGCTGCGCAAGGCCGATGCCCAAACCCGCACCAGCGGCAGAAACGGGAACGATGACCATAGCGGGAACGGGGGGCGAGGGCGAGCATGA
- a CDS encoding ParA family protein, which yields MNENTRPKTLATATARAWDAFVIVVGMLKGGTGKTTSAWFIALYHAVVLNLPTLLLDADATSQSAYDWFKVAQAEGFDIPENLVVERYPFDDIAEYIQAKRAEFGAIVVDAGGGSARIFHEAVTEADRLIVPVAPTKIERRKLVATFDEAERAAARNERDVTAHVVLVKADDRTSLPRTAKDQLLHPAQGEGIGPDREEPFPLAETVIHSWVHYMEAFGEIPTELSEYAQLMKELTA from the coding sequence ATGAACGAGAACACCCGGCCCAAGACCCTAGCGACGGCAACAGCCCGCGCCTGGGACGCCTTCGTCATCGTCGTCGGCATGCTCAAGGGCGGCACCGGCAAGACCACCTCCGCCTGGTTCATCGCCCTCTACCACGCCGTCGTCCTGAACCTGCCGACGCTGCTCCTGGACGCCGACGCCACCAGCCAGTCCGCCTACGACTGGTTCAAGGTCGCCCAGGCCGAAGGCTTCGACATCCCGGAGAACCTGGTGGTCGAGCGATACCCGTTCGACGACATCGCCGAGTACATCCAGGCCAAGCGCGCCGAGTTCGGCGCGATCGTCGTCGACGCCGGCGGCGGCAGCGCCCGCATCTTCCACGAAGCGGTCACCGAGGCGGACCGGCTGATCGTTCCGGTCGCCCCCACCAAGATCGAGCGCCGCAAGCTCGTGGCAACCTTCGACGAAGCCGAACGCGCCGCCGCACGCAACGAGCGCGACGTCACCGCCCACGTCGTCCTCGTCAAAGCCGACGACCGCACCAGCCTGCCCCGCACCGCCAAGGACCAGCTGCTCCACCCCGCCCAGGGTGAGGGCATCGGCCCCGACCGCGAGGAACCGTTCCCGCTCGCCGAGACAGTCATCCACTCCTGGGTGCACTACATGGAGGCCTTCGGCGAGATCCCAACCGAACTGAGCGAGTACGCCCAGCTGATGAAGGAGCTCACCGCATGA
- a CDS encoding helix-turn-helix domain-containing protein, which yields MTSSPPATPEANKAVTPETLREQYESGATVQELVAASGLSYGTVLNRLRSAGTVMRTSWQTRRMRQDPQARRRLAAQLRALYEQHGATLAELAAAASVTKRAARRLLIEAGGTPRTAQETLRIRAAKRAAERHRLAVSLRKRYQAGATVPELAADCGYSEATIYRLLHQAGTRMRPQQNHGRPLGVRRRP from the coding sequence ATGACCTCATCACCCCCCGCCACCCCTGAGGCGAACAAGGCGGTGACGCCCGAAACCCTGCGAGAGCAGTACGAGTCCGGTGCGACGGTGCAGGAACTGGTCGCCGCCAGTGGCCTGTCGTACGGCACCGTCCTCAACCGGCTGCGCAGTGCCGGAACCGTGATGCGGACCTCGTGGCAGACCCGCCGAATGCGCCAGGACCCACAGGCACGCAGGCGCCTCGCCGCACAACTCCGCGCCCTGTACGAGCAGCACGGCGCCACGCTCGCCGAGCTGGCCGCGGCGGCATCCGTGACGAAACGCGCCGCCCGGCGCCTGCTCATCGAGGCCGGCGGCACCCCGCGCACGGCGCAGGAAACCCTCCGGATACGCGCCGCAAAGCGGGCGGCCGAGCGGCACCGGCTCGCGGTGTCACTGCGGAAGCGGTACCAGGCCGGCGCCACGGTCCCAGAACTGGCGGCCGACTGCGGCTACTCCGAAGCAACCATCTACCGGCTCCTGCACCAGGCAGGCACCCGGATGCGGCCCCAGCAAAACCACGGACGGCCGCTCGGCGTACGGAGGCGGCCGTGA